A DNA window from Primulina tabacum isolate GXHZ01 chromosome 12, ASM2559414v2, whole genome shotgun sequence contains the following coding sequences:
- the LOC142521511 gene encoding immune-associated nucleotide-binding protein 9-like isoform X1, with the protein MNLKRQNSCIRSHPHPPFRRQFFPFNREARIHWFHRMGGSTADDDWEFTSPSSEVRTVVLVGRTGNGKSATGNSILGRKSFKSMTSSAGVTSTCELQRTFLEDGSILNVIDTPGLFDFSAEPEFIGKEIVKCIDMAKDGIHAVLVVLSVRSRFSREEEAAIESLRKFFGSKISDYMIIVFTGGDDLDEDDDTLDDYLGRDCPEPLKETLKMCGDRRVLFDNKTKDKSKINEQLRQLISLVTAVVDRNGGKPYTDEIFIELKKGSAKLRDQTAEVNSLEGYSKQEISVWKEQFSKAYEEQLKRITEMVESKLRETTQRLERQLAEEQAARLNAEATAQAAQMKSNDEISKLREHLERARKETEELRTQAGSGKCTIL; encoded by the exons ATGAATCTCAAAAGACAAAATTCTTGCATACGAAGTCATCCCCATCCCCCCTTTCGCAGGCAGTTCTTCCCATTCAACCGCGAAGCTCGGATTCA TTGGTTCCATCGAATGGGGGGAAGTACAGCCGATGATGATTGGGAGTTCACTTCACCATCAAGTGAAGTTCGAACTGTAGTACTGGTTGGACGCACTGGTAATGGAAAGAGTGCGACAGGCAATAGTATTCTCGGAAGAAAGTCGTTCAAGTCGATGACTAGCTCTGCAGGTGTTACAAGTACATGTGAGCTTCAGAGGACCTTTCTGGAAGATGGATCCATTCTCAATGTGATAGACACGCCTG GATTATTTGATTTCTCTGCTGAACCTGAATTCATTGGGAAGGAAATTGTTAAATGTATCGATATGGCAAAAGATGGTATACATGCTGTTCTTGTTGTCCTGTCAGTCAGATCTCGCTTTTCAAGAGAAGAAGAAGCTGCCATTGAAAGCTTGCGGAAATTTTTTGGCAGCAAAATTAGCGACTACATGATTATCGTTTTCACCGGTGGAGATGACCTTGATGAAGATGATGATACTTTGGATGActatttgggtcgtgattgccCTGAGCCTTTGAAG GAAACTCTTAAAATGTGTGGGGACAGGCGCGTTCTCTTTGATAACAAGACAAAAGATAAATCCAAGATAAATGAACAACTCAGGCAACTTATTTCCCTAGTAACTGCAGTTGTTGATAGAAATGGTGGGAAACCGTATACAGATGAGATATTTATAGAACTGAAG AAagggtctgcaaaactgcgtGATCAAACTGCTGAAGTTAATTCCTTGGAGGGGTATTCCAAGCAGGAGATATCTGTATGGAAGGAGCAATTTAGTAAGGCATATGAAGAGCAGCTAAAGCGTATAACCGAAATG GTTGAGTCAAAGCTCAGAGAGACCACTCAAAGGCTTGAGCGGCAATTGGCCGAGGAACAAGCTGCTCGACTGAATGCAGAAGCGACGGCACAAGCTGCTCAGATGAAATCAAATGATGAAATATCCAAGCTTAGGGAGCACTTGGAGAGAGCTCGGAAGGAGACTGAAGAGCTGCGAACGCAAGCTGGAAGTGGAAAATGCACCATTTTATAA
- the LOC142521511 gene encoding immune-associated nucleotide-binding protein 9-like isoform X2 encodes MGGSTADDDWEFTSPSSEVRTVVLVGRTGNGKSATGNSILGRKSFKSMTSSAGVTSTCELQRTFLEDGSILNVIDTPGLFDFSAEPEFIGKEIVKCIDMAKDGIHAVLVVLSVRSRFSREEEAAIESLRKFFGSKISDYMIIVFTGGDDLDEDDDTLDDYLGRDCPEPLKETLKMCGDRRVLFDNKTKDKSKINEQLRQLISLVTAVVDRNGGKPYTDEIFIELKKGSAKLRDQTAEVNSLEGYSKQEISVWKEQFSKAYEEQLKRITEMVESKLRETTQRLERQLAEEQAARLNAEATAQAAQMKSNDEISKLREHLERARKETEELRTQAGSGKCTIL; translated from the exons ATGGGGGGAAGTACAGCCGATGATGATTGGGAGTTCACTTCACCATCAAGTGAAGTTCGAACTGTAGTACTGGTTGGACGCACTGGTAATGGAAAGAGTGCGACAGGCAATAGTATTCTCGGAAGAAAGTCGTTCAAGTCGATGACTAGCTCTGCAGGTGTTACAAGTACATGTGAGCTTCAGAGGACCTTTCTGGAAGATGGATCCATTCTCAATGTGATAGACACGCCTG GATTATTTGATTTCTCTGCTGAACCTGAATTCATTGGGAAGGAAATTGTTAAATGTATCGATATGGCAAAAGATGGTATACATGCTGTTCTTGTTGTCCTGTCAGTCAGATCTCGCTTTTCAAGAGAAGAAGAAGCTGCCATTGAAAGCTTGCGGAAATTTTTTGGCAGCAAAATTAGCGACTACATGATTATCGTTTTCACCGGTGGAGATGACCTTGATGAAGATGATGATACTTTGGATGActatttgggtcgtgattgccCTGAGCCTTTGAAG GAAACTCTTAAAATGTGTGGGGACAGGCGCGTTCTCTTTGATAACAAGACAAAAGATAAATCCAAGATAAATGAACAACTCAGGCAACTTATTTCCCTAGTAACTGCAGTTGTTGATAGAAATGGTGGGAAACCGTATACAGATGAGATATTTATAGAACTGAAG AAagggtctgcaaaactgcgtGATCAAACTGCTGAAGTTAATTCCTTGGAGGGGTATTCCAAGCAGGAGATATCTGTATGGAAGGAGCAATTTAGTAAGGCATATGAAGAGCAGCTAAAGCGTATAACCGAAATG GTTGAGTCAAAGCTCAGAGAGACCACTCAAAGGCTTGAGCGGCAATTGGCCGAGGAACAAGCTGCTCGACTGAATGCAGAAGCGACGGCACAAGCTGCTCAGATGAAATCAAATGATGAAATATCCAAGCTTAGGGAGCACTTGGAGAGAGCTCGGAAGGAGACTGAAGAGCTGCGAACGCAAGCTGGAAGTGGAAAATGCACCATTTTATAA
- the LOC142521039 gene encoding uncharacterized protein LOC142521039: MGSEGGGIHGKRKLRLLCLHGFRTSGEIIRKQVTGKWPESVLENLDLVCVDAPFPCQGKSDVDGIFDPPYFEWFQFNKEFSEYQNFDECLAYIEECMIKHGPFDGLLGFSQGAILSAALPGLQANGVCLTKVPKIKFVVIIGGAKFKNPSVVEKAYSSLIQCPSVHFLGETDFLKPHGTELLESFVEPVVIHHPKGHTIPRFDGKGLQSMLKFLETMQMEVEDGGK, from the exons ATGGGCAGCGAAGGAGGCGGCATTCATGGCAAGAGGAAGCTCCGATTGTTATGCCTTCATGGTTTTCGAACCAGCGGCGAAATAATCAGGAAACAGGTCACCGGAAAGTGGCCGGAATCCGTGCTGGAAAATTTGGATCTTGTTTGTGTGGATGCCCCCTTTCCCTGCCAGGGGAAATCTGACGTTGATGGGATATTTGATCCTCCATATTTCGAGTGGTTCCAGTTCAATAAG GAGTTTTCAGAATATCAGAATTTTGATGAGTGTCTTGCTTATATCGAGGAATGCATGATTAAACATGGACCTTTTGACGGTCTTCTTGGTTTCTCGCAG GGAGCAATTTTATCAGCTGCGTTGCCTGGATTACAAGCTAAT GGTGTTTGTCTTACAAAGGTACCGAAGATAAAATTTGTGGTAATAATTGGGGGAGCTAAGTTCAAGAATCCGTCAGTGGTTGAAAAGGCATATTCATCACTAATCCAATGCCCATCTGTTCACTTCTTAG GGGAAACAGATTTCTTGAAGCCACATGGGACCGAGCTCCTGGAGTCCTTCGTCGAACCCGTGGTGATCCACCATCCAAAGGGCCACACAATACCAAGATTTG ATGGGAAAGGTCTGCAGAGCATGCTAAAGTTCCTCGAAACCATGCAGATGGAGGTCGAAGATGgaggaaaataa
- the LOC142521040 gene encoding MICOS complex subunit MIC10-like yields MADDIKGEIPGAQYDLNAKWDACIDLGVRRCVCSSLAGAFTGLLLFRSPVTRWVSVAFGAGVGVGSAYSECSQKLYKSPVKFTSGISDTSPAKAGEE; encoded by the exons ATGGCGGATGATATCAAAGGTGAGATTCCAGGAGCTCAGTACGATTTGAACGCCAAGTGGGATGCCTGCATTGATTTGGGCGTTCGTCGCTGTGTTTGCTCGTCACTCGCTGGTGCTTTTACCGGGCTTCTTCTCTTTC GTAGTCCTGTAACGCGCTGGGTATCTGTAGCTTTCGGTGCTGGAGTGGGGGTTGGTTCTGCATACTCAGAGTGCTCTCAGAAATTGTATAAATCTCCTGTGAAATTTACTTCCGGCATTTCAGACACCTCCCCTGCAAAG GCTGGAGAGGAGTGA
- the LOC142521038 gene encoding patellin-3-like: MAEVMTPTIAIPEEAALLPPPTLAEETETPPLASVGLELQNDPQPQAAEIPVTVEELVTVVEKDTPLEPSPLEPPLAVEHVTFTVTEQGGVRPSSLSQPLAAALEVPQESESPVVEKREVVEPEKSSLVEKKKAPESTPSFKEESNRLSDLKDFERKALEELKASVQEALNNRLFGSASPSETSGSPEEVFIWGVPLMEDERSDVILLKFLRARDFKVKDSFTMLKNTIKWRKDFNVDELVKEDLGDDLEKVVFIRGHDKEGHPVCYNVYGEFQDKNLYTKTFSNEENRMKFLRWRIQFLERSIRKLDFSPGGVNTIFQVSDLKNSPGPGKKELRIATKQALQILQDNYPEFVAKQVFINVPWWHLAFYVMISPFLTPRTKSKFVFSGPARTTEMLFKYLSPEQVPIQYGGLSVDICECNPEFTVDDPVAEIIVKPATKKTVEIIVNEKCTLVWELRVVGWEVSYIAEYVPKDEHGYTVIIQKSRRMAPTDAPVVSNSFNISELGKILLTVDNPTTKKKQLLYRFKAVPYMRIS, encoded by the exons ATGGCAGAGGTCATGACCCCTACAATTGCTATACCAGAAGAGGCAGCCCTTCTTCCTCCACCTACGCTCGCGGAGGAGACGGAAACGCCGCCGCTTGCGTCGGTGGGACTAGAGCTGCAGAACGACCCACAACCCCAAGCTGCTGAAATTCCAGTAACGGTTGAAGAACTTGTCACGGTGGTGGAAAAAGACACACCTTTGGAGCCGTCTCCACTTGAGCCGCCGCTGGCGGTGGAGCATGTCACCTTCACCGTTACAGAACAGGGGGGCGTTCGACCGTCTTCCCTATCTCAACCTCTAGCTGCTGCTTTGGAGGTGCCGCAGGAATCCGAATCGCCGGTAGTCGAGAAAAGAGAAGTAGTAGAACCAGAGAAATCGAGTCTGGTCGAAAAGAAGAAGGCCCCGGAATCCACACCTTCTTTCAAAGAAGAAAGCAACCGGCTTTCGGATCTCAAAGATTTCGAGAGAAAGGCGCTAGAAGAACTCAAAGCTTCCGTTCAAGAAGCTCTTAACAATCGTCTCTTCGGGTCAGCTTCACCCTCGGAGACCTCTGGCTCACCTGAAGAGGTATTCATCTGGGGTGTGCCGTTGATGGAAGATGAAAGAAGCGACGTGATTTTACTGAAGTTCCTGAGAGCCCGCGATTTCAAAGTGAAAGATTCCTTCACCATGCTGAAAAACACCATAAAATGGAGGAAAGATTTCAATGTAGACGAGCTGGTGAAGGAAGATTTGGGGGACGATCTTGAAAAGGTTGTGTTTATACGCGGTCACGACAAGGAGGGCCACCCCGTGTGTTACAATGTGTATGGGGAGTTTCAGGACAAGAACTTGTACACCAAGACATTTTCAAATGAGGAGAATAGGATGAAATTTCTGCGATGGAGGATCCAGTTTCTTGAGAGAAGTATTCGGAAGTTGGATTTTAGCCCTGGTGGAGTCAACACCATATTTCAAGTTAGTGATCTCAAGAACTCCCCTGGACCAGGGAAGAAAGAGCTTCGCATTGCTACCAAACAGGCGCTGCAGATCCTCCAGGATAATTATCCTGAATTTGTGGCCAAACAG GTGTTCATCAATGTTCCATGGTGGCATTTGGCTTTCTACGTGATGATTAGTCCTTTCTTGACTCCTCGCACGAAGAGCAAATTTGTATTTTCTGGTCCAGCAAGAACAACAGAAATGCTTTTCAA GTATCTCTCTCCGGAGCAAGTCCCGATTCAGTATGGTGGCCTCAGTGTGGATATCTGTGAATGCAACCCGGAGTTCACTGTGGATGATCCAGTGGCAGAGATCATTGTCAAACCTGCTACCAAGAAAACAGTCGAAATTATTGTCAATGAG AAATGCACTCTTGTTTGGGAGCTTCGAGTCGTGGGCTGGGAAGTCAGCTACATTGCAGAGTACGTGCCCAAGGATGAACACGGTTACACGGTAATAATACAAAAGAGTAGAAGAATGGCTCCAACAGATGCACCAGTCGTATCGAATAGTTTCAACATCAGCGAGCTTGGCAAGATATTACTCACGGTCGATAACCCCACCACGAAGAAGAAGCAGCTACTGTACCGTTTCAAGGCCGTGCCTTACATGCGCATTAGCTAA